One Curtobacterium sp. MCLR17_007 DNA window includes the following coding sequences:
- a CDS encoding pitrilysin family protein, producing MNHPVPLPLEAPDTSFLTSGGSFVRRTVLPSGVRVLTEAVPASHSTSIGYWVGVGSRDERDGQFGSTHFLEHLLFKGTTTRSALDIAVAFDSVGGEHNAATAKEYTCYYARVRDTDVPMAVQVIGDMVTNSVLEPAAFDIERGVILEELAMAADDPADLAGEAFFASAFDGHALGRPIGGTPESIRAVQRDEVMAHYAEHYAPSGLVITAAGAVDHDAFCALVEAVFTGSPKARPVARRTAQPVADRAQERLTVVHRPTEQVSMLRGSQGIDLRDDRRPVLSVLNAVLGGGMSSRLFQEVRERRGLAYAVSSFAPAYLDNGAFGVYAGCAPDNVAGVIDIIDAEFRKMVDDGITEDELRRAKGQIEGAVTLSLEDADARMTRLGRAELGTGEFTDLDTALERVDQVTTADVLELARDLLTRPTVTAVVGDVERAALETAIGIGGR from the coding sequence ATGAACCACCCAGTGCCGTTGCCCCTCGAGGCCCCGGACACGTCGTTCCTGACGTCCGGGGGATCCTTCGTCCGCCGAACCGTCCTGCCCTCGGGCGTGCGCGTGCTGACCGAGGCGGTGCCGGCATCCCACTCGACGAGCATCGGGTACTGGGTCGGGGTCGGTTCCCGCGACGAACGCGACGGCCAGTTCGGCTCGACGCACTTCCTCGAACACCTGCTGTTCAAGGGCACGACCACGCGCAGCGCGCTCGACATCGCCGTTGCGTTCGACTCCGTCGGCGGTGAGCACAACGCGGCGACGGCCAAGGAGTACACCTGCTACTACGCCCGGGTCCGCGACACCGACGTCCCGATGGCCGTCCAGGTGATCGGTGACATGGTGACGAACTCGGTCCTCGAACCCGCGGCGTTCGACATCGAGCGCGGCGTCATCCTCGAGGAGCTCGCGATGGCCGCGGACGACCCGGCCGACCTGGCGGGCGAGGCCTTCTTCGCATCGGCCTTCGACGGCCACGCCCTCGGTCGACCGATCGGCGGCACGCCGGAGAGCATCCGCGCCGTCCAGCGCGACGAGGTGATGGCGCACTACGCCGAGCACTACGCTCCGAGCGGCCTGGTCATCACGGCCGCCGGTGCCGTCGACCACGACGCCTTCTGCGCGCTGGTGGAAGCGGTGTTCACCGGCAGCCCGAAGGCCCGTCCGGTGGCACGGCGCACCGCCCAGCCCGTGGCCGACCGTGCCCAGGAGCGACTCACCGTCGTGCACCGCCCCACCGAACAGGTCAGCATGCTGCGCGGCTCGCAGGGCATCGACCTGCGTGACGACCGCCGACCCGTGCTCAGCGTGCTCAACGCGGTGCTCGGCGGGGGGATGAGTTCACGCCTGTTCCAAGAGGTCCGCGAACGCCGTGGTCTGGCCTACGCGGTGTCGTCCTTCGCGCCGGCCTACCTGGACAACGGCGCGTTCGGTGTCTACGCCGGGTGTGCGCCGGACAACGTCGCCGGGGTGATCGACATCATCGACGCCGAGTTCCGCAAGATGGTCGACGACGGCATCACCGAGGACGAACTGCGGCGCGCGAAGGGCCAGATCGAGGGTGCTGTGACGCTGTCCCTCGAGGACGCGGACGCCCGCATGACCCGGCTGGGGCGTGCCGAGCTCGGGACCGGGGAGTTCACCGACCTCGACACGGCGCTCGAACGCGTCGACCAGGTCACCACGGCCGACGTGCTCGAACTCGCCCGCGACCTGCTCACCCGGCCCACCGTCACCGCCGTCGTCGGGGACGTCGAGCGCGCCGCGCTCGAGACGGCGATCGGCATCGGCGGTCGATGA
- a CDS encoding ribonuclease J, whose protein sequence is MPTQVSEPQPLEPGTLRVIPIGGLGEIGRNMTVYEYEGKLLIVDAGVLFPEEHQPGVDLILPDFAPIRDRLDDVLGVVLTHGHEDHIGAVPYLLKLRGDIPLIGSTLTLALVEAKLKEHRIKPYTLVVAEDQTEQIGPFHLEFVAVNHSIPDALAVAITTPAGRVLHTGDFKMDQLPLDDRITDLRAFARLGEAGVDLFLPDSTNADVPGFTAPERDIGPVLENIIMRARKKVVVASFSSHVHRVQQVLDAAAAANRKVAFMGRSMIRNMTIAADLGYLRVPENVLIDTKKAKNVPDDQIVYMSTGSQGEPMAVLARMANLEHQIEIGEGDTVILASSLIPGNENAVYRVIDGLTKLGAKVVHKGNAKVHVSGHASAGELLYCYNILRPRNVLPVHGEQRHLYANADLAIQTGVPPRNVILGQDGIVVDLKDGVVNVAGQLDIGYVYVDGSTVGEITDADLKDRRVLAEEGFISVFCAVDFATGQCVIGPEIQSRGFAEDDSVFDDVRPQIARALADAAGNGTRDAHAFSQVVRRTVGRWVNTKHRRRPMIVPVIIEA, encoded by the coding sequence ATGCCCACGCAAGTCTCCGAACCCCAGCCCCTCGAGCCGGGCACCCTCCGCGTCATCCCGATCGGTGGCCTCGGTGAGATCGGTCGCAACATGACCGTCTACGAGTACGAGGGCAAGCTCCTCATCGTCGACGCCGGCGTGCTGTTCCCCGAGGAGCACCAGCCGGGCGTCGACCTGATCCTGCCCGACTTCGCGCCGATCCGGGACCGCCTGGACGACGTCCTCGGCGTCGTGCTCACCCACGGCCACGAGGACCACATCGGCGCCGTGCCGTACCTGCTCAAGCTCCGTGGCGACATCCCGCTGATCGGCTCCACGCTGACCCTGGCGCTGGTCGAGGCGAAGCTCAAGGAACACCGGATCAAGCCGTACACGCTGGTCGTCGCCGAGGACCAGACCGAGCAGATCGGCCCGTTCCACCTCGAGTTCGTCGCGGTGAACCACTCCATCCCGGACGCCCTCGCCGTCGCCATCACGACCCCCGCGGGCCGTGTGCTGCACACCGGTGACTTCAAGATGGACCAGCTGCCGCTCGACGACCGCATCACCGACCTCCGCGCGTTCGCACGCCTGGGCGAGGCCGGCGTCGACCTGTTCCTGCCGGACTCCACCAACGCCGACGTGCCGGGCTTCACCGCTCCGGAGCGCGACATCGGTCCGGTCCTCGAGAACATCATCATGCGCGCCCGCAAGAAGGTGGTCGTCGCGAGCTTCTCGTCGCACGTGCACCGAGTGCAGCAGGTCCTCGACGCCGCGGCCGCCGCCAACCGCAAGGTCGCGTTCATGGGCCGGTCGATGATCCGCAACATGACGATCGCTGCCGACCTCGGGTACCTGCGGGTGCCGGAGAACGTGCTCATCGACACCAAGAAGGCCAAGAACGTCCCGGACGACCAGATCGTCTACATGTCGACCGGGTCGCAGGGCGAGCCGATGGCGGTCCTGGCACGCATGGCGAACCTCGAGCACCAGATCGAGATCGGCGAGGGCGACACCGTCATCCTGGCGTCCTCGCTCATCCCGGGCAACGAGAACGCCGTCTACCGCGTGATCGACGGGCTGACCAAGCTCGGCGCGAAGGTCGTGCACAAGGGCAACGCGAAGGTGCACGTCTCCGGGCACGCATCGGCCGGCGAGCTCCTGTACTGCTACAACATCCTGCGCCCGCGCAACGTCCTGCCCGTGCACGGCGAGCAGCGCCACCTGTACGCGAACGCCGACCTGGCGATCCAGACCGGTGTGCCGCCGCGCAACGTCATCCTCGGCCAGGACGGCATCGTCGTCGACCTGAAGGACGGCGTCGTGAACGTCGCCGGGCAGCTCGACATCGGCTACGTCTACGTCGACGGGTCCACCGTCGGCGAGATCACCGACGCCGACCTCAAGGACCGTCGCGTCCTCGCCGAAGAGGGCTTCATCTCGGTGTTCTGCGCCGTCGACTTCGCGACCGGCCAGTGCGTCATCGGCCCGGAGATCCAGTCCCGCGGCTTCGCCGAGGACGACTCCGTCTTCGACGACGTCCGTCCGCAGATCGCGCGCGCGCTCGCCGACGCGGCCGGCAACGGCACCCGGGACGCGCACGCGTTCAGCCAGGTCGTCCGCCGCACCGTCGGCCGGTGGGTCAACACCAAGCACCGTCGCCGCCCGATGATCGTCCCGGTGATCATCGAGGCGTAG
- a CDS encoding TetR/AcrR family transcriptional regulator → MTVDSPQPAVRRLLGPSVPASASSDGSSLPPAPRSGGAKVRILETASRLFYDEGIHGVGVDRLISEASVTKATFYKHYGSKDNLILAYVNTQHERVQQRFEQVVGDAGDPQSAVRAWVASLVADVNDPAFRGCAFLNAAAEYHDPRDPVRQVVAMHRDWYTERLADLLQEAGHPMAGDGADELMLARDGAMSGAYAGDAIAATAALQRVADRVLAG, encoded by the coding sequence GTGACGGTCGATTCCCCCCAACCGGCCGTCCGGCGTCTCCTTGGCCCGAGCGTTCCGGCCTCCGCGTCGTCGGACGGGTCGAGCCTCCCCCCGGCTCCCCGCTCCGGCGGCGCGAAGGTCCGGATCCTCGAGACCGCGTCCCGGTTGTTCTACGACGAGGGCATCCACGGGGTCGGCGTCGATCGCCTCATCTCCGAGGCGAGCGTCACGAAGGCGACGTTCTACAAGCACTACGGGTCGAAGGACAACCTGATCCTGGCGTACGTGAACACGCAGCACGAACGCGTCCAGCAGCGCTTCGAGCAGGTCGTCGGCGACGCCGGCGATCCGCAGTCCGCGGTCCGCGCCTGGGTCGCGTCGCTCGTCGCCGACGTCAACGACCCGGCCTTCCGCGGTTGTGCGTTCCTCAATGCCGCCGCCGAGTACCACGACCCGCGCGACCCCGTCCGCCAGGTCGTCGCCATGCACCGCGACTGGTACACCGAGCGCCTCGCTGACCTGCTGCAGGAAGCCGGTCACCCGATGGCCGGCGACGGTGCCGACGAGCTCATGCTCGCGCGCGACGGTGCGATGTCGGGCGCCTACGCCGGCGACGCCATCGCCGCGACGGCCGCGCTGCAGCGCGTTGCCGACCGCGTCCTCGCCGGCTGA
- a CDS encoding ferritin-like domain-containing protein, producing the protein MFDNAFIRHAVDRSAENALDRRRFFAAAGVAGASAGIAALGSSVVSADRASASPAEDGAVSDAAILNFALNLEYLEAEFYLRAVFGTGLTDSMITGIDPQGPVVGGSKVPFKTAAIRGIATEIANDERAHVAFLRSALGGAVVSRPKIDFTNAFTAAARAAGVVGPTGTFDPFASEENFLLGAYVFEDVGVTAYKGAAPLIYNKTYLSAAAGILAVEAYHAGIIRSKLFDKGLQVPANKISDARDSLDGPTDDDQGITTSTGAVNFVPTDANSLAYGRTAERVLNIVFLTPNQIDKGGFFPEGVNGAIVASGNPGSATGPA; encoded by the coding sequence ATGTTCGACAACGCCTTCATCCGTCATGCCGTCGACCGCAGCGCTGAGAACGCGCTCGACCGACGCCGCTTCTTCGCAGCCGCCGGGGTCGCCGGCGCTTCCGCCGGCATCGCCGCGCTCGGCTCGTCGGTGGTCTCCGCCGACCGGGCTTCCGCCTCACCCGCCGAGGACGGTGCCGTCTCCGACGCCGCCATCCTCAACTTCGCCCTCAACCTGGAGTACCTCGAGGCGGAGTTCTACCTGCGCGCCGTGTTCGGCACGGGCCTGACCGACAGCATGATCACCGGCATCGACCCCCAGGGGCCGGTCGTCGGCGGCAGCAAGGTGCCGTTCAAGACCGCCGCAATCCGTGGGATCGCGACCGAGATCGCCAACGACGAGCGCGCGCACGTGGCGTTCCTGCGTTCGGCGCTCGGTGGTGCGGTCGTCTCGCGGCCGAAGATCGACTTCACGAACGCCTTCACCGCAGCCGCCCGGGCCGCGGGTGTGGTCGGACCGACGGGGACCTTCGACCCCTTCGCCAGCGAGGAGAACTTCCTGCTCGGCGCCTACGTGTTCGAGGACGTCGGGGTCACCGCCTACAAGGGCGCGGCTCCCCTGATCTACAACAAGACGTACCTCAGCGCAGCGGCGGGCATCCTGGCCGTCGAGGCGTACCACGCGGGCATCATCCGCTCGAAGCTGTTCGACAAGGGCCTGCAGGTGCCGGCGAACAAGATCTCCGACGCCCGCGACTCGCTCGACGGGCCGACCGACGACGACCAGGGCATCACGACGTCGACCGGTGCGGTGAACTTCGTCCCGACCGACGCCAACTCGCTGGCGTACGGCCGTACCGCGGAGCGCGTGCTCAACATCGTGTTCCTCACGCCGAACCAGATCGACAAGGGCGGCTTCTTCCCCGAGGGCGTCAACGGCGCGATCGTGGCGAGCGGCAACCCCGGGAGCGCCACCGGCCCGGCCTGA
- a CDS encoding dihydrofolate reductase, translating to MSDAAWSESIRGVGMVWARSTDGVIGADGGMPWHVPEDLAHFRQVTGSATVVMGRRTWDSLPPRFRPLPGRRNVVLTRDPAWTAEGAVPVHDLATALDTDEPVWVIGGGQVYAAALPFADRVSETVIDVQVDGDTVAPTLDDGWQRVDDGDWHQSRNGGVRYRFVEWRRRS from the coding sequence ATGTCCGACGCCGCATGGTCCGAGTCCATCCGGGGCGTCGGCATGGTGTGGGCCCGGTCGACCGACGGCGTGATCGGCGCCGACGGCGGGATGCCGTGGCACGTCCCCGAGGACCTCGCCCACTTCCGCCAGGTCACCGGCAGCGCGACCGTCGTGATGGGGCGCCGCACCTGGGACTCGCTCCCGCCGCGCTTCCGGCCCCTCCCCGGGCGGCGCAACGTGGTGCTCACGCGCGACCCGGCCTGGACGGCCGAGGGCGCCGTGCCCGTGCACGACCTGGCGACCGCGCTCGACACGGACGAACCCGTGTGGGTGATCGGCGGTGGTCAGGTCTACGCGGCGGCACTGCCCTTCGCCGACCGGGTCTCCGAGACGGTCATCGACGTGCAGGTCGACGGCGACACGGTCGCGCCGACGCTCGACGACGGCTGGCAGCGCGTCGACGACGGCGACTGGCATCAGTCACGGAACGGCGGCGTCCGCTACCGCTTCGTCGAGTGGCGCCGCCGCTCGTAG
- a CDS encoding GNAT family N-acetyltransferase, which produces MTTDRTPVTVRIVPGDLPEVDALLEAYLDEREATFPSAQGSYSRKRTPAEQFTPPRGVFVLAHDGDEPVGCGGLRRIADDGTDVRFEVKHVFVTPSGRGRGVATAMMDELERAGAALGATAIVLDTNDSLVAAGAMYRGRGYERVEPFNDNPNATAWYRKRVMPDASV; this is translated from the coding sequence ATGACCACCGATCGCACGCCGGTCACCGTCCGCATCGTGCCCGGCGACCTGCCCGAGGTCGACGCCCTGCTCGAGGCCTACCTCGACGAGCGCGAGGCGACGTTCCCGAGCGCGCAGGGGTCGTACTCGCGGAAGCGCACGCCGGCCGAGCAGTTCACCCCGCCGCGCGGTGTGTTCGTCCTGGCCCACGACGGCGACGAGCCCGTGGGGTGCGGCGGGCTCCGCCGGATCGCGGACGACGGCACCGACGTCCGGTTCGAGGTCAAGCACGTCTTCGTCACCCCGTCCGGCCGGGGGCGCGGGGTCGCGACGGCCATGATGGACGAGCTCGAACGCGCGGGCGCGGCACTCGGTGCGACCGCGATCGTCCTCGACACGAACGACTCGCTGGTCGCCGCGGGGGCGATGTACCGCGGCCGGGGCTACGAGCGGGTCGAGCCCTTCAACGACAACCCGAACGCCACCGCCTGGTACCGCAAGCGGGTCATGCCGGACGCGTCCGTCTGA
- a CDS encoding TIGR01777 family oxidoreductase, with translation MTDQPLSILVAGASGFIGTPLVRALRDAGHHVSTLVRREPQSPTEFRWAPGSRPLDPAVLDGADVVVNLAGANIGKLPWTEQYKREILDSRLGATGTLVEAMRQAGTPPRLFLSGSASGVYGDRPADVLQDDAAPGRGFLADVTTKWEAAAQQAPEGVRVVLLRTGIVIGKGGGALAPVLPLTRFGLGSRLGTGGQYWPWIALEDEVGAVVHLATAAHDVSGPVNLAGPVPAVSDRITRRVAEDLHRPYLFRVPEFALRALLREAADEMLLSNQQMVPTKLLESGYVFRHARAEDAVDAVLSR, from the coding sequence ATGACCGATCAGCCGCTCTCGATCCTGGTCGCCGGCGCGTCCGGCTTCATCGGGACCCCCCTGGTCCGCGCCCTGCGTGACGCCGGACACCACGTCTCGACCCTGGTGCGGCGCGAGCCGCAATCCCCCACCGAGTTCCGCTGGGCCCCCGGCAGTCGGCCGCTCGACCCGGCCGTCCTGGACGGCGCGGACGTCGTCGTGAACCTGGCCGGTGCGAACATCGGCAAGCTGCCGTGGACCGAGCAGTACAAGCGGGAGATCCTCGACTCGCGACTCGGCGCCACCGGCACCCTGGTCGAGGCGATGCGGCAGGCCGGCACCCCGCCCCGCCTGTTCCTGTCCGGGTCGGCGTCCGGGGTGTACGGCGACCGTCCGGCGGACGTGCTGCAGGACGACGCGGCGCCCGGTCGGGGGTTCCTGGCCGACGTGACGACGAAGTGGGAAGCGGCCGCACAGCAGGCGCCCGAGGGCGTCCGCGTGGTCCTGCTCCGGACCGGCATCGTGATCGGGAAGGGCGGCGGTGCGCTTGCGCCCGTCCTGCCGCTCACGCGGTTCGGGCTCGGCAGCCGACTCGGCACCGGCGGCCAGTACTGGCCGTGGATCGCGCTCGAGGACGAGGTCGGCGCCGTCGTGCACCTGGCGACCGCCGCTCACGACGTCAGCGGCCCGGTGAACCTTGCCGGCCCGGTGCCCGCCGTCTCGGACCGCATCACACGGCGCGTCGCCGAGGACCTGCACCGCCCCTACCTGTTCCGCGTGCCCGAGTTCGCGCTGCGTGCCCTGCTGCGCGAGGCGGCCGACGAGATGCTCCTGTCCAACCAGCAGATGGTGCCGACGAAGTTGCTCGAGTCGGGGTACGTCTTCCGCCACGCCCGCGCCGAGGACGCCGTCGACGCCGTGCTGTCGCGCTAG
- the dapA gene encoding 4-hydroxy-tetrahydrodipicolinate synthase, with translation MSPRENPFGQVLVALVTPFTADGEVDWPGVEQHIDDCITAGADGIVVTGTTGETSTLTDPEKLRLVEVGKSVAAGRAKIITGGGSNETAHAIHLYKQSERAGADGVMIVTPYYNKPTQAGVLTHFRMIADATDLPVILYDIPGRTGIPITYETIVRASKHPNILAVKDAKGDFAEVSRVLNNTDLMYFSGDDTNVLPHLSIGATGLIGVTANVTSTPYRTIVDAVNAGDLATATREHQRIEPLVRAVMTHVPGTVAAKYILHGLGRIGSPRVRLPLVGPEDSEAYAIETSLEAVHGIPGADFSNFRPDRNAAAGGALPKVPGTTR, from the coding sequence GTGTCCCCGCGTGAGAACCCCTTCGGCCAGGTGCTCGTCGCCCTCGTGACCCCGTTCACCGCCGACGGCGAAGTGGACTGGCCGGGCGTCGAGCAGCACATCGACGACTGCATCACGGCCGGGGCGGACGGCATCGTCGTCACCGGCACCACGGGCGAGACCTCGACCCTGACCGACCCGGAGAAGCTCCGTCTGGTCGAGGTCGGCAAGTCCGTCGCGGCCGGTCGCGCGAAGATCATCACGGGCGGTGGCTCGAACGAGACCGCGCACGCCATCCACCTCTACAAGCAGAGCGAGCGGGCCGGCGCCGACGGCGTGATGATCGTCACGCCGTACTACAACAAGCCGACCCAGGCGGGCGTGCTCACCCACTTCCGGATGATCGCCGACGCCACCGACCTGCCGGTCATCCTCTACGACATCCCGGGTCGCACGGGCATCCCGATCACGTACGAAACGATCGTGCGTGCGTCCAAGCACCCGAACATCCTCGCGGTGAAGGACGCCAAGGGCGACTTCGCCGAGGTCTCCCGCGTCCTCAACAACACCGACCTCATGTACTTCTCCGGTGACGACACGAACGTGCTCCCGCACCTGTCGATCGGGGCGACCGGCCTGATCGGCGTCACCGCGAACGTCACGAGCACGCCGTACCGCACGATCGTCGACGCGGTGAACGCCGGCGACCTGGCCACGGCGACCCGCGAGCACCAGCGCATCGAGCCGCTGGTCCGCGCCGTGATGACCCACGTGCCGGGCACCGTCGCGGCGAAGTACATCCTGCACGGGCTCGGCCGCATCGGCAGCCCGCGCGTCCGTCTGCCGCTCGTCGGCCCCGAGGACTCCGAGGCCTACGCCATCGAGACCTCCCTCGAAGCGGTGCACGGCATCCCCGGCGCCGACTTCTCGAACTTCCGCCCGGACCGCAACGCGGCCGCCGGCGGTGCGCTTCCGAAGGTGCCAGGCACCACCCGTTGA
- a CDS encoding tetratricopeptide repeat protein, whose product MAVLLLVYIVLIGARAVAFIATGLAIGVAIGVALIVIALIGALLLVLEFRFGLRITRLGARLEHEGGTPDDVVEVRPSGRPTRAAADELFPRYRAAVEASPDDWRAWYRLGVVYDAAGDRKRARSAMRTALSHAR is encoded by the coding sequence ATGGCGGTGCTGTTGCTGGTCTACATCGTGTTGATCGGCGCACGGGCGGTGGCCTTCATCGCGACCGGACTCGCCATCGGAGTCGCGATCGGTGTCGCGCTGATCGTGATCGCCCTGATCGGGGCACTGCTGCTCGTGCTCGAGTTCCGGTTCGGGCTGCGCATCACGCGGCTCGGCGCCCGGCTCGAACACGAGGGCGGCACGCCGGACGACGTCGTCGAGGTCCGTCCGTCGGGTCGCCCGACCCGCGCGGCGGCGGACGAGCTCTTCCCGCGGTACCGCGCGGCGGTCGAGGCATCGCCCGACGACTGGCGCGCCTGGTACCGGCTCGGCGTCGTCTACGACGCGGCCGGCGACCGGAAGCGAGCGCGGTCGGCCATGCGCACGGCACTGTCGCACGCTCGGTAG
- a CDS encoding histidine phosphatase family protein: MSHYLYLVRHGEHQDAEHGLRDGKLSERGKRQSMLIADRLGGVPFDGVWHSPLEAPSETASFLAQRLPAIQPEPSTLLFDCIPSGPTPDMPTAYKKFYGGITDEEIVAGQAQMGDAVAEWFTPSIQDRHDLIITHNAVIGWFVREVFQAPEWRWMGTNVAHTALTVIRIRSAKPAELVTLNDTAHLPVELRTGLPVEQPL; encoded by the coding sequence ATGTCGCACTACCTCTACCTCGTCCGGCACGGCGAACACCAGGACGCCGAGCACGGACTCCGTGACGGCAAGCTCTCGGAACGCGGCAAGCGGCAGTCGATGCTGATCGCCGACCGCCTGGGCGGCGTGCCGTTCGACGGCGTCTGGCACTCCCCGCTCGAAGCGCCCAGCGAGACCGCGTCGTTCCTGGCGCAGCGCCTCCCCGCGATCCAGCCCGAGCCCTCGACCCTGCTGTTCGACTGCATCCCGTCGGGCCCCACACCGGACATGCCGACCGCCTACAAGAAGTTCTACGGCGGGATCACCGACGAGGAGATCGTCGCCGGGCAGGCGCAGATGGGTGACGCGGTCGCCGAGTGGTTCACCCCGTCCATCCAGGACCGGCACGACCTGATCATCACGCACAACGCGGTGATCGGCTGGTTCGTCCGCGAGGTCTTCCAGGCACCCGAGTGGCGCTGGATGGGGACGAACGTCGCCCACACCGCGCTGACCGTGATCCGGATCCGCTCGGCCAAGCCCGCCGAGCTCGTCACGCTCAACGACACGGCGCACCTGCCGGTCGAGCTCCGGACCGGCCTGCCGGTCGAGCAGCCGCTCTGA
- a CDS encoding thymidylate synthase has translation MTDTQAVQPDATVATPYEDLLRRVLTEGAPKGDRTGTGTRSLFGAQLRFDLSQGFPLITTKRVHFKSIAYELLWFLRGDGNATWLQEHGVRIWNEWADASGDLGPVYGVQWRSWPTPSGEHIDQIAQVIDQIRTNPDSRRLIVSAWNVADIPDMALAPCHAFFQFHVNDGKLSCQLYQRSADMFLGVPFNIASYALLTHMIAAQTGLQVGDFVWTGGDCHVYDNHVEQVEEQLSRTPYPLPTLELAPRDSIDDYEYDDFTVVGYHHHPAISGAVAV, from the coding sequence GTGACTGACACCCAGGCCGTCCAGCCCGACGCCACCGTTGCCACCCCCTACGAGGACCTGCTGCGCCGCGTCCTGACCGAGGGCGCCCCCAAGGGGGACCGCACCGGCACGGGGACGCGCAGCCTGTTCGGTGCGCAGCTGCGGTTCGACCTGTCGCAGGGCTTCCCGCTCATCACCACCAAGCGGGTGCACTTCAAGTCGATCGCGTACGAGCTGCTGTGGTTCCTGCGCGGCGACGGCAACGCCACCTGGCTGCAGGAGCACGGCGTCCGGATCTGGAACGAGTGGGCGGACGCGTCCGGTGACCTCGGACCCGTCTACGGCGTGCAGTGGCGCTCATGGCCGACGCCCTCCGGCGAGCACATCGACCAGATCGCCCAGGTCATCGACCAGATCCGCACGAACCCGGACTCCCGTCGCCTGATCGTCTCGGCGTGGAACGTCGCGGACATCCCGGACATGGCGCTCGCCCCGTGCCACGCGTTCTTCCAGTTCCACGTCAACGACGGCAAGCTCTCGTGCCAGCTCTACCAGCGCAGCGCGGACATGTTCCTCGGCGTGCCCTTCAACATCGCCTCGTACGCGCTGCTCACCCACATGATCGCGGCGCAGACGGGCCTGCAGGTCGGCGACTTCGTGTGGACCGGCGGCGACTGCCACGTCTACGACAACCACGTCGAGCAGGTCGAGGAGCAGCTCTCCCGCACGCCGTACCCGCTGCCCACGCTCGAGCTCGCGCCGCGCGACTCGATCGACGACTACGAGTACGACGACTTCACCGTGGTCGGCTACCACCACCACCCGGCGATCTCGGGCGCGGTCGCGGTCTGA
- the dapB gene encoding 4-hydroxy-tetrahydrodipicolinate reductase translates to MVTPVAVVGATGRLGGLVAAVVEELPDFELVARLSSKDGAHEPDPTVFNGAAVVIDVTVPALSPAIVANALESGANVLVGTSGWSASRLATLRTALADRPDQGVLVVPNFSIGSVVGTHLATIAAPWFPAIEIIETHHAGKIDSPSGTAVRTAELISEARREVGPVDAPHVDQRARGQQVASVPIHSLRLPGVTAVQDVVLSGPGETLTIRHDTTDDTAYAPGIRAALSAVGALRGLSVGLGTVLGIG, encoded by the coding sequence ATGGTCACTCCCGTCGCCGTCGTCGGCGCCACCGGTCGTCTCGGGGGCCTCGTCGCCGCCGTGGTCGAGGAACTGCCCGACTTCGAACTCGTCGCACGGCTGTCGTCGAAGGACGGTGCGCACGAGCCGGACCCGACGGTGTTCAACGGCGCGGCGGTCGTCATCGACGTGACGGTCCCGGCCCTCAGCCCGGCCATCGTCGCGAACGCGCTGGAGAGCGGCGCCAACGTGCTGGTCGGCACGTCCGGTTGGTCGGCGTCGCGGCTCGCCACCCTGCGGACCGCCCTCGCCGACCGCCCCGACCAGGGTGTCCTGGTCGTGCCGAACTTCTCGATCGGTTCCGTGGTCGGCACGCACCTGGCGACGATCGCAGCGCCGTGGTTCCCCGCGATCGAGATCATCGAGACGCACCACGCGGGCAAGATCGACTCGCCGTCGGGCACCGCGGTCCGCACGGCCGAACTCATCTCCGAGGCCCGGCGCGAGGTCGGGCCGGTCGACGCGCCGCACGTCGACCAGCGTGCGCGCGGGCAGCAGGTGGCGAGCGTGCCGATCCACTCGCTGCGGCTGCCCGGCGTCACGGCCGTGCAGGACGTGGTGCTGAGCGGGCCGGGCGAGACCCTGACGATCCGGCACGACACCACCGACGACACCGCGTACGCGCCGGGCATCCGCGCGGCGCTGTCGGCCGTCGGCGCGTTGCGGGGCCTGTCCGTCGGCCTCGGCACCGTGCTCGGGATCGGCTGA